In Rissa tridactyla isolate bRisTri1 chromosome 22, bRisTri1.patW.cur.20221130, whole genome shotgun sequence, a single genomic region encodes these proteins:
- the CNN2 gene encoding calponin-2: MSSSQFNKGPSYGLSAEVKNRLAQKYDPQKEAELRTWIESVTGQQIGPDFQKGLKDGVILCELMNKLQPNAVRKINRSAQNWHQLENLSNFIKAMASYGMNPVDLFEANDLFESGNLTQVQVSLLALAGMAKTKGMQSGVDIGVKYSEKQQRNFDEAKMKAGQCVIGLQMGTNKCASQSGMTAYGTRRHLYDPKNQILPPMDHSTISLQMGTNKCASQVGMTAPGTRRHIYDAKMGTEKCDNSSMSLQMGSNQGANQSGQVFGLGRQIYDPKYCPQGSQGEVANAACDQSGDPPGYHYYCEEEESY, from the exons ATGAGCAGCTCCCAGTTCAACAAGGGCCCGTCCTACGGCCTCTCCGCCGAGGTCAAGAACCGG ctcgcCCAGAAGTATGACCCGCAGAAAGAAGCCGAGCTGCGGACGTGGATCGAGAGCGTCACAGGGCAGCAGATCGGGCCCGATTTCCAGAAGGGGCTGAAGGACGGGGTGATCCTCTGCGA gcTCATGAACAAGCTGCAGCCCAACGCGGTGAGGAAGATCAACCGCTCGGCTCAGAACTGGCACCAG CTGGAGAACCTCTCCAACTTCATCAAGGCCATGGCCAGCTACGGCATGAACCCCGTGGACCTCTTCGAAGCCAACGACCTCtttgagagcgggaacctgacgcAGGTGCAGGTGTCGCTGCTGGCTCTGGCGGGCATG GCCAAGACGAAGGGGATGCAGAGCGGCGTGGACATCGGCGTGAAGTACtcggagaagcagcagaggaactTCGACGAGGCCAAGATGAAGGCTGGGCAGTGTGTGATCGGGCTGCAG ATGGGCACGAACAAGTGTGCCAGCCAGTCGGGCATGACGGCCTACGGCACCAGGAGGCACCTCTACGACCCCAAGAACCAGATCCTGCCACCCATGGACCACTCCACCATCAGCCTCCAGATGGGCACCAACAAGTGTGCCAGCCAG GTGGGCATGACGGCTCCCGGCACCAGGAGACACATCTACGACGCCAAGATGGGGACGGAGAAGTGCGACAACTCCTCCATGTCGCTGCAGATGGGCTCCAACCAGGGCGCCAACCAGAGCGGCCAGGTCTTCGGCTTGGGCCGTCAGATCTACGACCCCAAGTACTGCCCGCAGGGTAGCCAGGGCGAGGTGGCCAACGCCGCCTGCGACCAgagcggggacccccccgggtACCACTACTactgcgaggaggaggagagctaCTGA